The segment AGCTGCGGGGCTGCCCAAACCTACAGTGAAGTCAGACAAGGATGATTATGTACCTGGTGAAGTGGCAATCATAACCGGTACAGGTTGGACGAAAGACCAGCAGGTAGATGTGCACTTTGAGGAAACCCCAGCTTATCATACTGAACACCAACACGATTACCATGGTGTAACTGTTGATGCTAATGGTAATTGGACAATCAAATATCCCATTGAAGTAAGGCACTTAGGAGTAGCCTTTGAAGTCCATGCAGTTGGAAAATCAACTGGCTATGAGGCTTTAGCTTACTTCACAGATGGTGCAGTAACTATCACCGCTTCAACTGGAGGAGGTGCCATTTCTGCTGATAAAGCTAATGGTGCATGGACGGAATTAGGAAATATTGTGATGGCTGAATCTAAATTTGGAGATATTAGCTACACATCAGGTTCCGGGACAATTGTGTTAGAAGCACCAGAAGGTTTTATGTTTGATAATACATCAGGTGGACCTGCTCCAGAAGTAATATTATCAGGTAGCTCAATAGCAGGAGATAATATTAATATGATTGCCCATAATGGTAGCATAGCAATAACCGTAGGTACAGGTGGAAAAACACTTACCATAACTATTCTACATAAGAGTAAGTCTAGTCCTAAGAATAATAATACAAATGGTTCAAATAACCCCAACACTTTAATATGGCAAAATTTAAGAGTTAGGCCAACAGCAGGAACACCATTAGCCACTGGTAATATCAAATATATAGGTACAGCGACATTTGAAACATTTCAAAATGGAGCAACAACCTCTACACCAAATTATGGTACGCTTACTATGATTCCTGGTGCTGCTGCGAAATTGGCTTTTGTACAGCAACCAACAAATGCTAATGCGGGTGCTACTATTTCGCCTGTAACAGTGCAAGTTCAGGATAAATTTGGAAATTTTGTTTCTACAACCAGATCAATTTCGCTAAGCATAAATAATTCTGGAACCCTAGCTGGTACAACTACAGTTACTTCAAACTCTAACGGCTTAGCTAATTTCAATGATTTCCGTGTAACTACTGCCGGGAAATATCGCTTGACGGCTGGCTCAGCAGAGCCAACCCCTGGGCTAACTTCTCCCCCAAGCAGTGAGTTTACTATCAATAGTGTAAATGCTAATACTGCAACTGCTTTAGCTTCTTCGGTTAATCCTTCTGTATACGCGCAAAACGTAACCTTTACCGCTACTGTTAGCACGGAACCAACAGGTGGGACACCTACAGGTACTGTTACGTTCTATAATGGAGCTACAGCTATTAGTAATGCAATTGCCTTAACATCAGGAGTAGCTACGTTTACCACGTCTATGCTTGGAGTAAATACAATCGGTCATACTATAAAAGCTATTTACACTCCAACTGGAAACTTTAATGCTTCACCATCTGATCCCACCGTAACTCAGGTGGTGAAGAAGGCCGACCAGGCCATCACCTTCGCGGAAGTCACTGGCAAGACCTTCGGTGATGCTGCTTTTGCCATCGCCCCGAGCGCCTCTTCTGGCCTGGTGGTTAGCATCTCCACGACAGGCGGTATCAGCTACGATGAGGCCACTGGAAAGGTGAGCATCACCGCGGCCGGCCCGGCCAGCATCACGGCCTCCCAGGCCGGTGACGCCAACTACAACGCCGCTACTGCGGTCAAGCACAGCTTCACGGTAGCCAAAGCAGGGAACGCAATCACCTTCACCAACCCAGGTGAGCAGACCTACGCCCCTGGCAAAACAGTGGCCCTGAATGCCTCGGCCACTTCTGGCGGTGCGGTAACGTTTGCAGTGACTGCAGGCAACGCCACTGTAAGCGGTTCCACCTTGACCTTGACCGGTGCTGGTTCTGTAACCGTGAAAGCCTCCTCGGCCACCACAACTAATTACCTGGCGGCCGCTGATGAGAGCGTAACCTTCAGTGTGAAGAAAGCCGACCAGACCATCACCTTCGCGGAAGTCACTGGCAAGACCTTCGGTGATGCTGCTTTTGCCATCGCCCCGAGCGCCTCTTCTGGCCTGGTGGTTAGCATCTCCACGACAGGCGGTATCAGCTACGATGAGGCCACTGGAAAGGTGAGCATCACCGCGGCCGGCCCGGCCAGCATCACGGCCTCCCAGGCCGGTGACGCCAACTACAACGCCGCTACTGCGGTCAAGCACAGCTTCACGGTAGCCAAAGCAGGGAACGCAATCACCTTCACCAACCCAGGTGAGCAGACCTACGCCCCTGGCAAAACAGTGGCCCTGAATGCCTCGGCCACTTCTGGCGGTGCGGTAACGTTTGCAGTGACTGCAGGCAACGCCACTGTAAGCGGTTCCACCTTGACCTTGACCGGTGCTGGTTCTGTAACCGTGAAAGCCTCCTCGGCCACCACAACTAATTACCTGGCGGCCGCTGATGAGAGCGTAACCTTCAGTGTGAAGAAAGCCGACCAGACCATCACCTTCGCGGAAGTCACTGGCAAGACCTTCGGTGATGCTGCTTTTGCCATCGCCCCGAGCGCCTCTTCTGGCCTGGTGGTTAGCATCTCCACGACAGGCGGTATCAGCTACGATGAGGCCACTGGAAAGGTGAGCATCACCGCGGCCGGCCCGGCCAGCATCACGGCCTCCCAGGCCGGTGACGCCAACTACAACGCCGCTACTGCGGTCAAGCACAGCTTCACGGTAGCCAAAGCAGGGAACGCAATCACCTTCACCAACCCAGGTGAGCAGACCTACGCCCCTGGCAAAACAGTGGCCCTGAATGCCTCGGCCACTTCTGGCGGTGCGGTAACGTTTGCAGTGACTGCAGGCAACGCCACTGTAAGCGGTTCCACCTTGACCTTGACCGGTGCTGGTTCTGTAACCGTGAAAGCCTCCTCGGCCACCACAACTAATTACCTGGCGGCCGCTGATGAGAGCGTAACCTTCAGTGTGAAGAAAGCCGACCAGACCATCACCTTCGCGGAAGTCACTGGCAAGACCTTCGGTGATGCTGCTTTTGCCATCGCCCCGAGCGCCTCTTCTGGCCTGGTGGTTAGCATCTCCACGACAGGCGGTATCAGCTACGATGAGGCCACTGGAAAGGTGAGCATCACCGCGGCCGGCCCGGCCAGCATCACGGCCTCCCAGGCCGGTGACGCCAACTACAACGCCGCTACTGCGGTCAAGCACAGCTTCACGGTAGCCAAAGCAGCCACTACAACCCTAGTGACTGTAAGTAATACTACTTACAATGGTTCACCTCAGGGCGGTACAGCTAAAGTAACTGGTGCTGGTGGTTTAGATCAAGCACTGACTGTTACCTATTCAGGTACTGACTTAACTAATTATCCAGCTTCTGTTACTGCTCCTACCGATCCAGGTACTTACAGTGCAACGGCTTCATATGCTGCAACGGCTAACTATCAAGCTTCTGTTGATACCAAGCCCTACACCATTAGTAAAGCTACTACCACTACAAATCTGATCATAAGTGCTGGAACTGTTAGGTTTATGGATAAGTTAACCATGACAGCTCAAATCACACCTTTGAATACTGCTAATGCCTTAACTGGTTCGGTTGAATTCAAAATTGGTACTGTGAGCTATGGTACAGTAGCCGTAGTTCCTGTTCCTGGAGCTACAGATGGAACAGTGCAAGCGACTCTTATAAAGCAAGTTTCTGAACTACCAGGTAACTATACTGTGAATGCTACTTTCTCAAGCACGAACAGCAATTATGCAGGAAGTGTTGATAGCAAGAGCCTCGTTGTGCGCGAAAGACCTGCTAATCCAATGAGCGCTACTGCCGGCTTCTATACCGGAGACGTGTTTGCCTGGACAACAAGCAGTACTTCTAGCAAAGCTACTATGACCTTGATAGCCTCGCTTAAAGACAATGAAGTTCCTAACGGTGATTTGAGAGCTGCAAAGGTTACTTTCTACTATGTAAATGGAACTACATATACGCCAATTCCTAGTGCGAAAGACATACCAGTAGGTTTATTAGATGTGAATGATGGTTCGGTAGGATATGCAACTGCAACTGTTCAGTTTGATATAGGTTCAAACAACGCTCAGGAT is part of the Rufibacter tibetensis genome and harbors:
- a CDS encoding Ig-like domain repeat protein, which produces MDVQLLPPSRIQVRRYGFLLILFFSLFLSGEAFAQNDAYTAAGLPKPTVKSDKDDYVPGEVAIITGTGWTKDQQVDVHFEETPAYHTEHQHDYHGVTVDANGNWTIKYPIEVRHLGVAFEVHAVGKSTGYEALAYFTDGAVTITASTGGGAISADKANGAWTELGNIVMAESKFGDISYTSGSGTIVLEAPEGFMFDNTSGGPAPEVILSGSSIAGDNINMIAHNGSIAITVGTGGKTLTITILHKSKSSPKNNNTNGSNNPNTLIWQNLRVRPTAGTPLATGNIKYIGTATFETFQNGATTSTPNYGTLTMIPGAAAKLAFVQQPTNANAGATISPVTVQVQDKFGNFVSTTRSISLSINNSGTLAGTTTVTSNSNGLANFNDFRVTTAGKYRLTAGSAEPTPGLTSPPSSEFTINSVNANTATALASSVNPSVYAQNVTFTATVSTEPTGGTPTGTVTFYNGATAISNAIALTSGVATFTTSMLGVNTIGHTIKAIYTPTGNFNASPSDPTVTQVVKKADQAITFAEVTGKTFGDAAFAIAPSASSGLVVSISTTGGISYDEATGKVSITAAGPASITASQAGDANYNAATAVKHSFTVAKAGNAITFTNPGEQTYAPGKTVALNASATSGGAVTFAVTAGNATVSGSTLTLTGAGSVTVKASSATTTNYLAAADESVTFSVKKADQTITFAEVTGKTFGDAAFAIAPSASSGLVVSISTTGGISYDEATGKVSITAAGPASITASQAGDANYNAATAVKHSFTVAKAGNAITFTNPGEQTYAPGKTVALNASATSGGAVTFAVTAGNATVSGSTLTLTGAGSVTVKASSATTTNYLAAADESVTFSVKKADQTITFAEVTGKTFGDAAFAIAPSASSGLVVSISTTGGISYDEATGKVSITAAGPASITASQAGDANYNAATAVKHSFTVAKAGNAITFTNPGEQTYAPGKTVALNASATSGGAVTFAVTAGNATVSGSTLTLTGAGSVTVKASSATTTNYLAAADESVTFSVKKADQTITFAEVTGKTFGDAAFAIAPSASSGLVVSISTTGGISYDEATGKVSITAAGPASITASQAGDANYNAATAVKHSFTVAKAATTTLVTVSNTTYNGSPQGGTAKVTGAGGLDQALTVTYSGTDLTNYPASVTAPTDPGTYSATASYAATANYQASVDTKPYTISKATTTTNLIISAGTVRFMDKLTMTAQITPLNTANALTGSVEFKIGTVSYGTVAVVPVPGATDGTVQATLIKQVSELPGNYTVNATFSSTNSNYAGSVDSKSLVVRERPANPMSATAGFYTGDVFAWTTSSTSSKATMTLIASLKDNEVPNGDLRAAKVTFYYVNGTTYTPIPSAKDIPVGLLDVNDGSVGYATATVQFDIGSNNAQDYLVAVGVSGAYTNNHKSPDAQTIITVSKPVPGGFIVGGSQITNAKSNGQIKGHTGMNTDYQFDISYTKTGSNPKGKAKVMVRSFYKADGTLDNKLHTYVISTNAISTLSITKSTSEVSATGIFTAKANLDEHFDDGRLPVAIEGGSTFQMEAYQKGCTMEVAITLFRKAGGIWFSSNWNGSKTERQAVATKSVVYVEGGGNCTSSTQTISKTTAVVAIPANGEAKAEAKLASYPNPLIDETTVEFSVAQNEEYSLDVYDMKGALVKHLQKGKAANDETITAKWDARTSNVGVYIIRLSTNNKVKTLRVVRQ